CTGCAAGATCGACGGCATCGGCGCGATGAAGCTCAAGTCCGAGTTCGTCAAGAAGGTCTGACAGCCGCCCATCGGGCGCTCCCGGGAGCCCGAGCAAGCCTTTGAAATTATTGAATAAAAAGGCGTCCTGTAGGCCTTTTCGGCGCCCCGAGCGGCTATCATGCGCGGCTTTTGCCCCGAGCCCCGTATGCCCCGCCTGCTTGTCCTGCTATGCCTGCTGTTCACCCTCCCCGTCCACGCCGAAGCCCCGCAGTCCTTCTCCGCCGCCAAGAAGATCGCCTGGAAGCTCTATGCCCAGCAGCAGACCACCTTCTATTGTGGTTGCGCCTATGAGGGCAACCGCGTGGACCTGGCCAGTTGCGGCTACCAGCCGCGCAAGCAGCTGCGTCGCGCCCAGCGCCTGGAGTGGGAACACGTGGTCCCGGCCTGGGTGATCGGCCACCAGCGCCAGTGCTGGCAGCAGGGCGGGCGCAAGAACTGCAGCCGCAACGATCCAGTATTCCGCGCCGCCGAAGCCGACCTGCACAACCTGGTGCCGAGCATCGGCGAGCTGAACGGCGACCGCTCCAACTACGCCCTCGGCATGCTCGGCGCCGCGCCCGACCAGTACGGCGCCTGCCCGATGCGCGTCGACTTCAAAGCCAGGACCGCCATGCCCCCGGTGCCGGCGCGCGGCGCCGCGGCGCGCATCTACCTGTACATGGCCGATCACTACCGCCTGCGCCTGTCGCGCCAGGACCGCCGCACCTACGAGGCCTGGCACCGCCAGTACCCGGTCAGCGCCTGGGAGCGCTGGCGCAACCAGCGGGTCGGCTGCGTCATGGGCCACGGCAACCCCTACGTAGGCGCCGTCGATCAGCGGGCCTGCACGCCGCAGCAGCGCGCCGGCACTTTCCATTCGTCCAACGGCTGACAGACGCAAATTCCTGGTCAACACTTGCCATTCGATAGCCGTACACACACACGACGGAGGGGCATTGCCCGACAGCCGCTGACCGTGC
The genomic region above belongs to Pseudomonas benzenivorans and contains:
- a CDS encoding endonuclease, translating into MPRLLVLLCLLFTLPVHAEAPQSFSAAKKIAWKLYAQQQTTFYCGCAYEGNRVDLASCGYQPRKQLRRAQRLEWEHVVPAWVIGHQRQCWQQGGRKNCSRNDPVFRAAEADLHNLVPSIGELNGDRSNYALGMLGAAPDQYGACPMRVDFKARTAMPPVPARGAAARIYLYMADHYRLRLSRQDRRTYEAWHRQYPVSAWERWRNQRVGCVMGHGNPYVGAVDQRACTPQQRAGTFHSSNG